In a genomic window of Suricata suricatta isolate VVHF042 chromosome 12, meerkat_22Aug2017_6uvM2_HiC, whole genome shotgun sequence:
- the LOC115274591 gene encoding uncharacterized protein LOC115274591 has translation MGPHQCHDENRGKLSRCVRDAHGLSRLTRVVLTAQELGHGDTCHQALLPEKKQLQDPGSPPSLDIGRAEGGAASPAWEKRLYTVTSLPSQAPTAAVCPPEKCRWPQRPGPAPAALGGPSGHHTHGGQMGKLRHGEAQGTARAQQEGNDVAFVQEGGCAGSEEALGFLGACGKEGERPSVSLQKQHRLSGRCGRGLHVQLKRQGERKAYDSCALSRRKINHSGLFPPRLLPAIFRRNPCFSAWALPAVGHPGSKHAHTAATFHGPQDPSYHPICSLCPETLPTHVIQQTSTHTSKPCPDVGALRL, from the exons atgGGTCCCCATCAGTGTCATGATG aaaaccgaggcaaGCTGTCAAGGTGTGTCAGGGATGCACACGGATTGTCCAGGCTGACCCGGGTCGTGCTCACAGCACAAGAGCTGGGCCACGGAGACACCTGTCACCAAGCCCTCCTGCCGGAGAAGAAGCAGCTCCAGGACCCAGGCAGCCCACCTTCCCTGGACATTGGACGGGCAGAGGGGGGAGCAGCCTCGCCGGCCTGGGAGAAAAGACTGTACACAGTGACCAGCCTTCCCAGCCAG GCTCCCACTGCTGCTGTGTGTCCTCCAGAAAAGTGCCGCTGGCCCCAGAGGCCCGGCCCAGCACCCGCTGCCCTGGGAGGACCCTCTGGTCACCACACCCACGGTGGCCAG atggggaaactgaggcatggcgAGGCTCAAGGCACCGCCCGAGCCCAGCAGGAAGGAA ACGACGTGGCGTTTGTGCAGGAGGGCGGGTGCGCCGGGAGCGAGGAGGCCCTGGGGTTTCTGGGAGCCTGCGGGAAGGAGGGTGAAAGGCCTTCAGTTTCCCTTCAGAAGCAGCACCGGCTCAGCGGCCGGTGTGGACGAGGGCTCCATGTGCAGCTCAAAAGACAAGGCGAAAGGAAAGCCTACGACAGCTGTGCTttgagcagaagaaaaataaatcacagcgGACTCTTCCCTCCACGGCTCCTTCCCGCCATCTTTCGACGGAACCCCTGCTTCTCCGCCTGGGCCCTCCCCGCCGTCGGGCACCCCGGGTCCAAACACGCTCACACAGCGGCCACTTTCCATGGGCCTCAAGACCCTTCTTACCACCCcatctgttccctctgccctgaAACCCTTCCCACGCATGTCATTCAGCAAACTTCTACTCATACCTCAAAGCCCTGCCCAGATGTGGGGGCACTCAGGCTGTGA